A window from Malacoplasma iowae encodes these proteins:
- a CDS encoding IS30 family transposase, whose translation MKTYKHLTKEERCLIYFLWNKEKYSMNKIAKILNKNKSTISRELKRNTSSTGIYYSSTAHKKYIRRKSNCHMFFMLKYKNFTDLFIQKFNPKSHGVEATIFWIKENYPLVKVPSARQVFRWINSKIWKIQRRDCLRRKYVKGKRRKIGIFSKIDGKYCIPYSLRPEKINNRKEFGHWEADLIVSKRQSGYYHLLTLVERKTRLAIIRKIKGKNARSMMAKMYTIIRDEKLPIKSITVDNGLEFQMMGITAKQFNFKVYYCQPYSSFQRGSNENINGIVRRWYKKGTDFSLVSEDKIKTLEWKVNNIPRKMFGYKTAYQMYQENI comes from the coding sequence ATGAAAACTTATAAACATTTAACAAAAGAAGAAAGATGCTTAATTTATTTTCTTTGAAATAAAGAAAAATATTCTATGAATAAGATTGCAAAAATCTTAAATAAAAACAAATCAACAATATCAAGAGAATTAAAAAGAAACACATCTTCAACAGGGATTTATTATTCATCAACTGCTCACAAAAAATACATTAGAAGAAAATCAAATTGTCATATGTTTTTTATGTTGAAGTACAAAAACTTCACAGATCTTTTTATTCAAAAATTTAATCCTAAATCTCATGGTGTAGAAGCTACAATTTTTTGAATAAAAGAAAACTATCCATTAGTTAAAGTTCCAAGTGCTAGGCAAGTATTTAGATGAATCAATAGCAAGATTTGAAAGATACAAAGAAGAGATTGTTTAAGAAGAAAATATGTTAAAGGGAAAAGAAGAAAAATAGGTATATTTTCTAAAATTGATGGAAAATACTGCATTCCTTATAGTCTAAGACCAGAAAAGATAAACAATAGAAAAGAATTTGGACATTGAGAAGCTGATCTAATAGTTAGTAAAAGGCAAAGTGGTTATTACCACTTATTGACATTAGTGGAAAGAAAAACAAGGTTGGCAATTATTAGAAAAATAAAAGGGAAGAACGCTAGATCAATGATGGCTAAAATGTATACCATTATTCGAGATGAAAAACTCCCAATAAAAAGCATCACTGTTGATAATGGGTTAGAGTTTCAAATGATGGGAATAACTGCAAAACAATTCAACTTTAAAGTTTATTATTGCCAACCTTATTCTTCATTTCAAAGAGGGTCCAACGAGAACATAAATGGGATAGTTAGAAGATGATATAAAAAAGGAACTGACTTCAGTTTAGTAAGTGAAGATAAAATAAAAACTCTTGAATGAAAAGTAAACAACATCCCAAGAAAAATGTTTGGTTATAAAACAGCTTACCAAATGTATCAAGAAAATATTTAA
- a CDS encoding DUF31 family putative serine protease, translated as MKFKKIILFFSGAVGIILSTVPLTSCFGSIFSNKNNGFTYMNANIENYRKDSEQLKYISERSLSLKFEFSPIDSNSTKTDVYGTGWIVGKDKSSEHKYYVATNMHVADALSLSNYSYKDYRVYNNSWYYNQIQKQTLTGLDIGIVGKGEKTSNNFSKLTSFGTTKPQETLINNNTYDGILAYIKDSNSNDSVLKSNNVSIVYSGYQSFNNQLYKDVNNINLRYNESLNPNNYLYNPTSDIAILSIDFSPFYDVGQNGNAIFINNVNVFKSFLDNYDKNPTKFASQYKPGEDVFVAGFPAATNVVNNVSPRWSGVSYVKTENLLKNGYEDSFVTQPNINGNNVPLPDFSAANEDEIKYYGNMNNKDFFSFRNSATQVVAWGVDLKGGSSGSVAINSKNEVIGIYWGGLTYKTNGDNKEYFSGRIDLLNGNGPGSSNRYKYNILNDITKILNV; from the coding sequence ATGAAATTTAAAAAAATAATATTATTTTTTTCTGGAGCAGTAGGAATAATATTGTCAACTGTTCCATTAACATCTTGTTTTGGATCAATTTTTTCAAATAAAAATAATGGGTTCACTTACATGAATGCTAATATTGAAAATTATAGAAAAGATAGTGAACAATTGAAATATATAAGTGAAAGATCATTATCTTTAAAATTTGAATTTTCACCTATTGATTCAAATTCAACCAAAACTGATGTTTATGGAACAGGTTGAATAGTTGGTAAAGATAAAAGTTCTGAACACAAATATTATGTTGCAACAAATATGCATGTTGCTGATGCATTAAGTTTATCTAATTATTCTTATAAAGATTATAGAGTCTACAATAATAGTTGATATTATAACCAAATTCAAAAACAAACTTTAACAGGATTAGATATTGGCATAGTTGGTAAGGGTGAAAAAACAAGTAATAACTTTTCTAAATTAACAAGTTTTGGAACAACAAAACCACAAGAAACACTAATAAATAACAACACTTATGATGGGATATTAGCTTATATTAAAGATTCAAATTCTAATGATTCAGTTTTAAAAAGTAATAATGTTAGTATTGTATATTCTGGATATCAATCGTTTAATAATCAATTGTACAAAGATGTTAACAACATCAATTTAAGATATAACGAATCATTAAATCCAAACAATTATTTATATAATCCAACATCTGATATAGCAATTCTTTCTATTGATTTTTCTCCTTTTTATGATGTTGGACAAAATGGAAATGCTATTTTTATAAATAATGTCAATGTTTTTAAAAGTTTTTTAGATAATTATGATAAAAATCCTACTAAATTTGCATCACAATACAAACCTGGTGAAGATGTATTTGTTGCTGGTTTTCCAGCTGCAACCAATGTAGTAAATAATGTTTCTCCTCGTTGAAGTGGTGTTAGCTATGTTAAGACAGAAAATCTTTTAAAAAATGGTTATGAAGATTCTTTTGTAACTCAACCAAATATAAATGGTAATAATGTACCTTTACCTGATTTTTCAGCAGCAAATGAAGATGAAATCAAATATTATGGAAATATGAATAATAAAGATTTTTTTTCTTTTAGAAATTCAGCAACACAAGTTGTTGCTTGAGGTGTTGATTTAAAAGGTGGTAGTTCAGGATCTGTTGCAATTAATTCAAAAAATGAAGTTATTGGTATTTATTGAGGTGGTTTAACTTATAAAACAAATGGAGATAATAAAGAATATTTTTCTGGAAGAATAGATTTATTAAATGGTAATGGTCCTGGTTCTTCAAATCGTTATAAATATAATATTCTAAATGACATAACAAAAATATTAAATGTATAG
- the ruvX gene encoding Holliday junction resolvase RuvX: MNDKNILAIDYGTKRIGFAICYQQTSFSIPYITLENNDSVFIKIKKIVDDEFIDLIVLGFPKTINNYVSERHQLINAFLKDLKDNIGIEIILVDESYSSVESVSLQKEFNIKSKSIKKTKDQNSATIILDRYLNNFR, translated from the coding sequence ATGAATGATAAAAATATTTTAGCTATTGATTATGGTACTAAACGTATAGGTTTTGCAATATGTTATCAACAAACTTCTTTTTCAATACCATATATTACTTTGGAAAATAATGATAGTGTTTTTATTAAAATAAAAAAAATAGTTGATGATGAATTTATTGATCTAATTGTTTTGGGTTTTCCAAAAACAATAAATAATTATGTTTCAGAAAGACACCAGTTAATAAATGCATTCTTAAAAGATTTAAAAGATAATATTGGAATAGAAATTATCCTAGTTGATGAGTCATATTCTTCAGTTGAATCAGTTAGTTTGCAAAAAGAATTTAATATAAAATCAAAATCAATAAAAAAAACTAAAGATCAAAATAGTGCAACAATAATTCTTGATAGATACTTAAATAATTTTAGATAG
- the alaS gene encoding alanine--tRNA ligase, translated as MKKFTLSEIRNIWLKFFEEKKHLIVESQSLIPKNDNSLLWINSGVATLKKYFSGIENPPSKRLTNSQKCIRTNDIYNVGVTSRHHTFFEMLGNFSIGDYFRKDAIDFAFELLTKRFNIDKDLLYITVYKDDNESYELWQKHGIKKEHIIKCDKDRNFWEIGQGPCGPCTEIYYDRGPKYDPNNIGEKLFLDDIENDRYIEIWNIVFSEFENDGNNNYSPLIRKNIDTGAGLERLACVFQDVPTNYDIDAFALVKNEIQKYTENKYDINLYFKKEKNPISLLINRSFNVIVDHFKSATFAIGDGAIPSNKDRGYIIRKLLRRSFVYLDILKVKKDVNEIIVSKIIETMKDFYPNLSKEKNNIVSIINQEYKLHHETLKNTIAEFVDTINKPLKEKDDVNFYEYTLFKLVETYGFPIEIIKEIEHSKNENKETINFIIEAFVGKEINVNNVFSLKKFNFDKFNQYFEEHKEVSKGNKELKAIAKQNKNLINLEVESIFDYDNLKLKNSKVIALFDADFNSVNEINNEEGFVVLNKTCLYATSGGQLCDNGTIDNVFIDDVVKAPNGQNVHHFKKGSFKVGNDVDVVTDVERRKSLTIHHSTEHLLHSALKNEIHESIKQEGALKSPQKVTFDFSYNKKLNLDEILKLEKNIKDIIKSAVDTKTYLKTLDEAQQMGALAYFDDVYKKIKTKLRVVQIGNKSIEICGGTHVSNTKEIEDFKIIKLDSKGSGSWRIEAISSKALIDDFNNNVHKPLLSNLENLFKEYNSLNFKNDLFEKNKNINLNELHYFELKNMFDLLSNELNIVKFKINKEKENTEILELKDKFNSYNDKINLLIFENIDRKVLTSTCTNIVNEKKENIFIVVNFIDNSFQYILCANPKFIESLGFNLNQLNKEIVDLFNAKGGGRNNFVQGSFPKVDNKDFNKILEKAKTLYKW; from the coding sequence ATGAAAAAATTTACTTTAAGTGAAATAAGAAATATTTGACTAAAATTCTTTGAAGAAAAAAAGCACTTAATTGTTGAGTCACAATCTTTAATTCCTAAAAATGATAATTCTTTATTATGAATTAATTCTGGTGTGGCTACATTAAAAAAATATTTTTCAGGAATTGAAAACCCACCGTCAAAAAGATTAACTAATAGTCAAAAATGTATAAGAACTAATGACATATATAATGTAGGTGTAACTTCTAGACATCATACTTTTTTTGAAATGTTAGGTAATTTTTCTATTGGAGACTATTTCAGAAAAGATGCAATAGATTTTGCTTTTGAACTATTAACAAAAAGATTTAATATTGATAAAGATCTATTGTATATAACAGTTTATAAAGATGATAATGAATCATATGAATTGTGACAAAAACACGGAATAAAAAAAGAACACATAATTAAGTGTGATAAAGATAGAAATTTCTGAGAAATTGGCCAAGGACCTTGTGGACCATGTACTGAAATATATTATGATAGAGGTCCAAAATATGATCCAAACAATATAGGTGAAAAATTATTTTTGGATGATATAGAAAATGATAGATATATTGAAATATGAAACATTGTTTTTAGTGAATTTGAAAATGATGGCAATAATAATTATTCTCCTTTAATTAGAAAGAATATTGATACAGGTGCTGGTCTTGAAAGATTAGCTTGTGTATTTCAAGATGTACCAACAAATTATGATATTGATGCATTTGCATTAGTTAAAAATGAAATTCAAAAATACACAGAAAATAAATATGATATAAATCTTTATTTTAAAAAAGAAAAAAACCCTATAAGCTTGTTAATAAATAGAAGTTTCAATGTTATTGTTGATCACTTTAAATCAGCTACTTTTGCTATTGGTGATGGGGCAATACCATCAAACAAAGATAGAGGTTATATAATAAGAAAGTTATTGAGAAGATCATTTGTATATCTTGATATTTTAAAAGTTAAAAAAGATGTTAATGAAATTATAGTTTCAAAAATCATTGAGACAATGAAAGACTTTTATCCTAATTTATCAAAAGAGAAAAACAATATTGTTTCAATCATAAATCAAGAATATAAATTACATCATGAAACATTAAAAAATACTATAGCAGAATTTGTAGATACAATTAACAAACCATTAAAAGAAAAAGATGATGTTAATTTCTATGAATATACATTGTTTAAACTTGTTGAAACATATGGCTTCCCAATTGAAATAATAAAGGAAATTGAACATTCAAAAAACGAAAATAAAGAAACAATTAACTTTATTATTGAAGCTTTTGTTGGAAAAGAAATAAATGTTAATAATGTGTTTTCTTTAAAAAAATTCAATTTTGACAAATTTAATCAATATTTTGAAGAACATAAAGAAGTTTCAAAAGGAAATAAGGAATTAAAAGCTATTGCTAAACAAAATAAGAATTTAATTAATTTGGAAGTTGAATCAATTTTTGATTATGATAATCTAAAATTAAAAAATTCTAAAGTTATAGCTTTATTTGATGCAGATTTTAATAGCGTGAATGAAATCAACAATGAAGAAGGATTTGTTGTTTTAAATAAAACTTGTCTTTATGCTACAAGTGGAGGTCAGCTTTGTGACAATGGTACTATAGATAATGTCTTTATTGATGATGTTGTTAAAGCACCAAATGGTCAAAACGTTCACCATTTCAAAAAAGGTAGTTTTAAAGTTGGAAACGATGTTGATGTTGTAACAGATGTTGAAAGAAGAAAATCTTTAACCATTCATCATTCAACAGAACATTTATTACATTCAGCTTTAAAAAATGAAATTCATGAATCAATCAAACAAGAAGGTGCATTAAAATCACCTCAGAAAGTAACTTTTGATTTTAGTTATAATAAAAAACTTAATCTTGATGAAATTTTGAAATTAGAAAAAAACATTAAAGATATTATTAAATCAGCTGTTGATACTAAAACATATTTAAAGACTTTAGATGAAGCACAACAAATGGGAGCTTTAGCTTATTTTGATGATGTTTATAAAAAAATAAAAACAAAATTACGAGTTGTTCAAATCGGAAATAAATCAATTGAAATATGTGGTGGTACTCATGTATCAAACACAAAAGAAATTGAAGATTTTAAAATTATCAAACTTGATTCTAAAGGATCTGGTTCATGAAGAATTGAAGCTATAAGTTCAAAAGCATTAATAGATGATTTCAATAATAATGTTCACAAACCTTTATTGAGTAATTTAGAAAATTTATTTAAAGAATATAATTCATTGAATTTTAAAAATGATCTTTTTGAAAAAAATAAAAATATTAATTTGAATGAATTACATTATTTTGAATTAAAAAATATGTTTGATTTACTAAGTAATGAATTAAATATTGTTAAATTCAAAATTAATAAAGAAAAAGAAAATACAGAAATTTTAGAATTAAAAGATAAATTCAATTCTTATAATGATAAAATCAATCTACTTATTTTTGAAAACATTGATAGAAAAGTTTTAACTTCAACATGTACTAATATTGTTAATGAAAAAAAAGAAAACATCTTTATTGTTGTTAATTTTATTGATAATTCTTTCCAATACATATTATGTGCAAATCCTAAATTTATTGAATCATTAGGATTTAATTTAAACCAATTAAATAAAGAAATAGTTGATCTGTTTAATGCTAAGGGTGGGGGAAGAAATAATTTTGTTCAAGGAAGTTTCCCAAAAGTTGATAATAAAGACTTTAATAAAATTTTAGAAAAAGCTAAAACTTTATATAAATGATAA
- the mnmA gene encoding tRNA 2-thiouridine(34) synthase MnmA, protein MNKTIVVGMSGGVDSSVTALILKKAGFKVIGLFMQNWDNLVNNELNFESSLSNCSASYDYNDAKVVCEKLDIPLYKIDFIKEYWDKVFTKFIDDYKSGKTPNPDVLCNKYIKFDLFIKHALKTFNADYIATGHYAKIKKDSSGTKYLCESFDKNKDQTYFLNQLSQAQIANVIFPLANLSKECVREIAKKYDLINWDKKDSTGICFIGERDIKKFLANYIDEKEGDIIDITTNEKIGTHKGVHLYTIGQRKGMNLSGNKKRQFVCKKDVEKNIIYVTDKLNDSSYLMSNYCELTDFNWISKIPYSDQVEVRFRHTQAKQNCRFKIFGDKVYLFYENKSESVTVGQYAVIYKNGICLGGGTISQTWLIE, encoded by the coding sequence ATGAACAAAACTATTGTTGTTGGTATGTCTGGTGGAGTTGATTCATCAGTAACTGCATTAATTTTAAAAAAAGCTGGTTTTAAAGTAATTGGTTTATTTATGCAAAATTGGGATAATCTTGTTAATAATGAGCTAAACTTTGAAAGTTCTTTAAGTAATTGCAGTGCAAGTTATGATTACAATGATGCAAAAGTTGTTTGTGAAAAACTTGATATACCTTTATATAAAATTGATTTTATAAAAGAATACTGGGATAAAGTATTTACTAAATTTATTGATGATTATAAATCTGGAAAAACGCCAAATCCAGATGTTTTGTGTAATAAATATATTAAATTTGATCTATTTATTAAACATGCATTAAAAACTTTTAATGCAGATTATATAGCTACAGGACATTATGCAAAAATAAAAAAAGATTCAAGTGGTACTAAATATCTTTGTGAGTCTTTTGATAAAAATAAAGATCAAACTTATTTTTTAAATCAATTAAGCCAAGCACAAATTGCAAATGTAATTTTTCCATTAGCTAATTTATCTAAAGAATGTGTTAGAGAAATAGCAAAAAAATATGATTTAATCAATTGAGATAAAAAAGATTCTACTGGTATTTGTTTTATTGGTGAAAGAGATATTAAAAAATTTCTTGCTAACTATATTGATGAAAAAGAAGGCGATATTATTGATATAACAACTAATGAAAAAATTGGAACTCATAAAGGTGTTCATTTATATACGATTGGTCAAAGAAAAGGAATGAATCTTTCAGGAAATAAAAAAAGACAATTTGTTTGTAAAAAAGATGTTGAAAAGAATATCATTTATGTTACAGATAAATTAAATGATTCAAGTTATCTTATGTCAAATTATTGTGAATTAACTGACTTTAACTGAATTTCTAAAATTCCTTATAGCGACCAAGTTGAAGTCAGATTTAGACACACACAAGCAAAGCAAAATTGTCGTTTCAAAATTTTTGGTGATAAAGTTTATTTGTTTTATGAAAATAAATCTGAATCAGTTACTGTTGGACAATATGCTGTTATATACAAAAATGGAATATGCTTAGGAGGAGGTACAATTAGTCAAACATGACTAATTGAATAA
- a CDS encoding nicotinate phosphoribosyltransferase: protein MLDTFKIKFKFDKSIKLKKYTTKYFIATQKVLFDENKGKNVCLRFCHFSESAIVCGVAEVISLLKFVLNKKIKKLNIKYLPDGTIAKKYEPVLIIEGDYQLFGHLENIIDGILSRRSSIATNVHNFIKETNEDKFMFMSDRNDDYLLQPYDGYAAYVGGAKKFVTEKQIEFIKTDPSVSATGTIPHALIQQFNGDIVKTLQAYKKSLPNNIVVGLIDYNNDCLGEIQKLKDANFNNLDYVRIDTSSSLVDLSLQQKNKNWKDNIELYGVNPTLIQEVRKKLDDVGYKNTKIVISSGLTLDKVKDYESKKLPVDMYGIGKSTTKINVFFTGDLIKTNGQYQAKIGRNNNIDSSIEKMQSLK from the coding sequence ATGCTTGATACTTTTAAAATTAAGTTTAAATTTGATAAATCAATCAAATTAAAAAAATACACAACAAAATATTTTATAGCAACACAAAAGGTGTTATTTGATGAAAACAAAGGAAAAAATGTTTGTTTAAGATTTTGCCACTTTTCAGAATCTGCTATTGTTTGTGGTGTCGCTGAAGTTATTTCATTATTGAAATTTGTCTTAAATAAAAAAATAAAAAAACTAAATATAAAATATTTACCTGATGGAACTATTGCAAAAAAATATGAGCCCGTATTGATAATCGAGGGTGATTATCAACTTTTTGGTCATTTAGAAAACATTATTGATGGTATTTTATCAAGAAGATCATCCATTGCTACCAATGTACACAATTTTATAAAAGAAACAAATGAGGATAAATTCATGTTCATGTCAGATAGAAATGATGATTATTTGTTACAACCATATGATGGTTATGCAGCTTATGTTGGTGGTGCAAAAAAATTTGTTACAGAAAAACAAATTGAATTTATCAAAACCGATCCAAGTGTTTCAGCCACAGGAACAATTCCTCATGCATTAATCCAACAATTTAATGGAGATATAGTTAAAACTTTGCAAGCATACAAAAAATCTCTTCCAAACAATATAGTTGTTGGTCTTATTGATTATAATAATGACTGTCTTGGAGAAATTCAAAAACTTAAAGATGCAAATTTTAATAATTTAGATTATGTTAGAATTGACACTTCATCAAGTTTGGTTGATTTATCATTACAACAAAAAAATAAGAATTGGAAAGACAATATTGAATTATATGGTGTAAATCCAACATTAATTCAAGAGGTTAGAAAAAAACTAGATGATGTAGGTTATAAAAATACAAAAATTGTTATTTCATCTGGTTTAACTTTAGATAAAGTTAAAGATTATGAATCAAAAAAACTTCCAGTTGATATGTATGGAATTGGTAAAAGCACAACAAAAATAAATGTATTTTTTACAGGTGATTTAATCAAAACCAATGGACAATACCAAGCAAAAATAGGAAGAAACAATAATATAGATTCTTCAATTGAAAAAATGCAAAGCTTAAAATAA
- a CDS encoding DUF2779 domain-containing protein, which yields MKKSKYISKYDYIAFYTKQENFWFKTNAEIISEIESIKNQYGYYSELYEDDDEDDDFFDDGEISEFDAYEKYKELLEENKDVDKDNPLLKEGSILDIESKKFIKNKFIDMPWFDFDDIKYKNKTMEELAIETEFILKNHDSVIIFQPVFIHNNLITKCDAFVKIDSYDFHLIETKGTTTAKFHHYLDLFFQKQVIESKDYLKEKNISYELCLIKYEYKNKYEVSFETTKYINISKSPPTLSKAEKELPKNKIIWVKNKRKKGYYFDKIGEEHGILISNILCGDYSDIENKKILLNNTKTTKSLDKSLSILKDTYNNFNNVIAQLWDHKKNLENLEKKIKNNDDFKSFSNIKPSFNDKGPFKNDDNWPELRKLYSLQGYTLYDYSGKVAVQDEYNIKNAVINQNPKTFLKTPEKNTNIYIDAFINSNEEIQIDLTKTYELYNKLKNVKKVYFDFETINTSIRSCDNTLPFSQIVTQCSVIKDNGDGTESSPCENLIIDPTKIDIDWFKKVVDSIYYETTNEDEKVLYIVYNKSFEQTRLKEIAGYISDKNYNHKIIQIINNTFDLADFFTFTTNKKYIVFKELCGFYSIKKVLPLIKKYNPEIFDKTHCLDYNSLNVKNGKECQGETNKRFFLLISDSEWKKIEENLKVYCENDVRAMIAIEYFVKDLLEKYNK from the coding sequence ATGAAAAAATCTAAATATATAAGTAAATATGATTACATTGCCTTTTATACAAAGCAAGAAAATTTTTGATTTAAAACAAATGCTGAAATAATTTCAGAAATAGAATCAATAAAAAATCAATATGGATATTATAGTGAATTATATGAAGATGATGATGAAGATGATGATTTTTTTGATGATGGAGAAATTAGCGAATTTGATGCATATGAAAAATACAAAGAATTATTAGAAGAAAATAAGGATGTGGATAAAGATAACCCATTATTAAAAGAAGGTTCAATTTTAGATATTGAATCAAAAAAATTTATAAAAAATAAATTCATTGATATGCCTTGATTTGATTTTGACGACATTAAATACAAAAACAAAACAATGGAAGAATTGGCTATCGAAACTGAATTTATTCTTAAAAATCATGATTCTGTAATTATTTTTCAGCCCGTTTTTATTCATAATAATTTAATTACAAAATGTGATGCTTTTGTAAAAATAGATAGTTATGATTTTCATTTAATAGAAACAAAGGGTACAACTACTGCAAAGTTTCATCATTATCTTGATTTGTTTTTTCAAAAACAAGTAATCGAATCAAAAGATTATTTAAAAGAAAAAAATATTTCATATGAACTATGCCTTATTAAGTATGAATATAAAAATAAATATGAAGTTTCTTTTGAAACAACAAAATACATTAACATTTCAAAATCTCCACCAACTCTTTCTAAAGCTGAAAAGGAGTTGCCAAAAAACAAAATAATCTGAGTAAAAAATAAAAGAAAAAAAGGATATTACTTTGACAAAATTGGTGAAGAACATGGAATTTTAATTTCAAATATATTGTGTGGGGATTATTCAGATATTGAAAATAAAAAAATATTGTTGAATAACACCAAGACAACAAAATCACTAGATAAATCTTTATCAATCTTAAAAGATACATATAATAATTTTAATAATGTTATTGCCCAACTTTGGGATCATAAAAAGAACTTAGAAAATCTTGAAAAGAAAATAAAAAACAATGATGATTTTAAATCTTTTTCAAATATTAAACCTTCATTTAATGATAAGGGTCCTTTTAAAAATGATGATAATTGACCAGAATTAAGAAAACTATATTCCTTGCAAGGATACACTTTATATGACTATTCTGGAAAAGTTGCAGTTCAAGATGAATACAATATTAAAAATGCAGTAATTAATCAAAATCCAAAAACATTTTTAAAAACACCAGAAAAAAACACAAACATATATATTGATGCATTTATAAACTCAAACGAAGAAATTCAAATTGATTTAACAAAAACGTATGAACTTTATAATAAATTAAAAAATGTTAAAAAAGTTTATTTTGATTTTGAAACAATAAACACATCAATAAGAAGTTGTGACAACACTTTGCCTTTTAGTCAAATTGTTACTCAATGTTCTGTAATAAAAGATAATGGTGATGGAACAGAGTCTTCACCTTGTGAAAATTTAATAATAGATCCAACAAAAATTGATATTGATTGATTCAAAAAAGTTGTTGACTCAATTTACTATGAGACAACAAACGAAGATGAAAAAGTTCTATATATTGTTTATAACAAATCATTTGAACAAACAAGATTAAAGGAAATTGCAGGTTATATTTCAGATAAAAATTATAATCACAAAATAATTCAAATTATTAATAACACTTTTGACTTAGCTGATTTTTTTACATTTACAACAAATAAAAAATATATAGTCTTTAAAGAATTGTGTGGTTTTTATTCAATTAAAAAAGTTTTACCATTAATAAAAAAATATAATCCAGAAATTTTTGATAAAACTCATTGTTTGGACTATAACTCTTTAAATGTAAAAAATGGTAAAGAATGTCAGGGAGAAACAAATAAAAGATTCTTTTTATTAATTAGTGATTCTGAATGAAAAAAAATTGAAGAAAATCTTAAAGTTTATTGTGAAAACGATGTTAGAGCTATGATAGCAATAGAATATTTTGTTAAAGATTTATTAGAAAAATATAATAAATAA
- a CDS encoding MurR/RpiR family transcriptional regulator, which produces MENKIKIFDESNFDLNETEIEIVKKINDNIDLFLSSNIIALEKILFYSKSSISRLCQKMGFKNIIEMKTFAIDKKSKLDLYKVQKEEDTYNRINNLIAYNVYTINETLNSIDAKQLNNICNKILSCEKIFCYGIGSSYLPAYEFSSNLLKLGIKANAFNDLHVLLLSLSSISGENLLVIFSKSAAHSEIVFIIETAKKLNIPVLLVTNNKEFIDGITYKIVFEDLYKNKRIIATSSKISMLVISDLIYYELYSKIESSNTSLKKANELIKEWQFFKTNNNSDK; this is translated from the coding sequence ATGGAAAACAAAATAAAAATTTTTGATGAATCAAATTTTGATTTAAACGAAACAGAAATCGAAATAGTTAAAAAAATAAATGATAATATTGATTTGTTTTTATCATCTAACATTATTGCTTTAGAAAAAATCCTTTTTTATTCAAAGTCATCAATTTCAAGATTATGCCAAAAAATGGGTTTTAAAAATATCATTGAAATGAAAACATTTGCTATTGATAAAAAATCAAAATTAGATCTTTATAAAGTTCAAAAAGAAGAAGATACATATAATAGGATAAATAATTTAATAGCATATAATGTTTATACAATAAATGAAACATTAAATAGTATTGATGCCAAACAATTAAATAATATTTGTAACAAAATATTATCATGTGAAAAAATTTTTTGTTATGGAATAGGATCATCATATCTTCCAGCATATGAGTTTTCATCTAATCTACTTAAATTGGGAATTAAAGCAAATGCATTTAATGATTTGCATGTTTTATTGTTATCATTATCATCAATTTCTGGTGAAAATCTTCTTGTTATTTTTTCAAAATCAGCTGCCCATAGTGAAATAGTTTTTATTATTGAAACAGCAAAAAAATTAAACATTCCAGTATTGCTTGTAACAAACAATAAAGAATTTATTGATGGAATTACTTATAAAATAGTTTTTGAAGATTTATATAAAAATAAAAGAATAATTGCAACATCAAGTAAAATATCAATGCTTGTAATTTCAGATTTAATATATTATGAACTTTATAGCAAAATTGAAAGTAGTAATACATCACTTAAAAAAGCAAATGAATTAATTAAAGAGTGACAGTTTTTTAAAACTAATAACAATAGTGATAAATAA